DNA sequence from the Salvia splendens isolate huo1 chromosome 19, SspV2, whole genome shotgun sequence genome:
atgtctgccgaggatgtgaagcttctgtcgcACCAACAGTTCCAGGACTGTGAATTGggtttcggggaattcaaatattgggaggtctatcttgtggtgcagacttcccCGAAGTTCAGTTCtggtgttgaagctggctggccgaagcggacgaagatcggCGCCTCCGGGGAATACattagcagtgctggttcccacgaactcccacccgctgaggcagagttcccgacgcCTACATCGTCGGCCCGCCCCCGTCGCCTGGTTGGGCAGAAGTCCGCGGCGCGAatggctaggggaagcgccagcgggtccgCCGAGGTCCAATCGGCCGCTCCTTCCATACACCTTCCCGAGCTCCCTTCACTCGCCCGCATCGCACAACATGATAATttgttacgtgcaatggttgaatggcggACATCGAACGACTGCGTGTGCAGGTCGATGCTTAAGGATgtcatcaacagtatgcggcgcgatttggggatgggAGATATGGAGGAGAGTGGCGATGAGGGGACTGGCtgcggggacgacgaggagtgagacgatCGAAGTCGAAGTTTTTTTTAACtaagtacttttttttaattatgtatgttttatttgtaataattatgtaactttttttaataaagtggttTTATTTTCTctgtattcgtgtcgaaatttattccgtaaattgtttaatttggtgattttgtgaatttttattattgtgggaagtccgtcgggatgtccgccactgtacagtgggatgtccttatgacgtggcagtgcagtgggatatTGAtatggcatgaggtgtttttgggacgTCCGCCGAGACATCCGCACCTCAGTGGATGTTCTTAATAAAAAATCCCActccttttcctttctttcttcacACTCCCAATCATAAATCAGTTCCTCTCCGGTGAGCTTTCCTCAAATTCCTCCGGCACCCTTCAGAAATCACTGTTACACCCTTGAAGAATCCCCTTATTTCCAAACGTGTCCTCGCCGGAGCTGTGTATACATACGCGCATTGTGTATCTACCTCCAATAATGCGCGGATGCCTCAGTTCAGGCAATCCGGCGCCAATGGATCGCGAAACGGCGTCGTCTCCGATCACTTACCGCTCAGTGTCCGGGGCGGCTCCAGGCAGTTCCACCACCGCCGATCGAAGGCGCCGCCGCCGTATAAGATCTCTCTCGGATTCTGCGTTCTGATACTCGCTCTAATTCTGTCGATCTCCGCTTTCTTCTACTTCGCGCTGCAGAGTAAAGGTCTGTGAGTAATCTATCCGGTTTTAGTGAGCTTTTACAGTTGAAAATTTTGGTGATTGACTAATTAGGTATAGTGAATCGGAGCTCGGGGCTTTAGTGATGAGCCTTTGTGTTGAGTGATTAATTGCTGATATTTTTGTGGTCTTTGAACTGAGATAATGTTTTTCTAGTGGTGGAAATTTGTGTATGGAagtaaattttgttttttttggattAAAGAGATCTAGCATGGCGAATTGCAAGTGATTTTGAAGTTGATTCTTATATTTGTGATGTTGAAGTTTAATCAATTCAACTTTGATCAAATTTAGAGGATTTGTAAAACCTTCATTTAGTTACTCCATTGTATTAGATCTGCAGTACCCCTCTGGTACATGTTTCAAAGGTGCTGAGATTTTATAGAATTTAAGATATAAGTCGAATTGATATTTCCAAATCCACGATCTCAATTAGGTATGTAGATGCTGATTAAGGCCTCGTTTTTGTGATGGATATTGAAGTTGAACATTTATTTCCAGCATTCAATCCACATTTTAAAATCCACCAATTGTTTGTGCTGATATGTTTGCTAAACAGAGCTTTTTGGAATTCCCGGTATCTGGATTGTTTCATCTAACTGCATCTAGCCGTAAAAATGGGTGAATGCTGACTTCTCGCATTAAACTATTTATACTTCAATTTGTGCAACTCGATATCACGAATGCTGATATCTAGAGAAACTTGCTAGCCAGGAGCTTGAGACATGCAACTCACTCATTCTTTCTGTGTCAGCAGTGGAAAGCAATAGACACCAGACTGAAGATGAAGACATTAGCAATGATACAGATTTTCTAATGGATGTGACACGAATACAGAGACCCAGGGAGCTTAAGTTTGGCGACGGGTCTGTTGCACATGGCCGGGATTCACGGTACTGGGACAGGGATGATAGAAGAAGAGATGAAGACTATACTGAGGAGGAACAGGAGCGTGCCCAGAATGTTTCTGAGGATAAGGTTCGCTTTCCAGTTAATAGGAGAGATAAAGTATCTTCTAATGACCGTAGCTCGGATCACCATAGGAATGGTTTATACAATGAGGCTGGGCGCAATGAATTGAAAATGTATGAGGCTGAATATGAGGCTTCTTTAAAGAGCAATGGGAAGTCCACAGATCAAGATGATCACAGAAACCAGCAGTCACAGGATACTGATGGGAGGGGACATAGAGCACTAGATGAGATGGATGAATATGATGATGGTATTGACTTACAGGACGATCTAATGGATGAAAGTAATGATACTGGAAATGATGACATCGACCACTCTACTGCCACTAAACCCCACAGCGGCAATAGAGGGGCCTCTCTGGTGCATGACACTAGTAAAAGTAAGCAGCATAACAATGAAGAAGTTGATGAGGCTTCTGCTGATTCATATGGGCAGGAGCAGGAGTCTCTTTCAGACTCCCAGCAAGTTAAATTTAACCTGATTTCTGAGCAGGCCAGTTCTGCGGAAGGTCAGCCTGTTAAGAGGTTTGTTCCTGAAAAGCGCCCGGGTTCGAAAAAGAAGTCCAAGCGTCGGAAATTTTCTGGTAATTCATCTAATtatcaatcactttttcttgaaAGTCATATTACTCCAGTGATTGGCAAGCTTGTATGCTACTTagtttgagtcatttttccTAAGTCACATGTTTATTCCATGTCTGGAACTCTGGATTCAATGCTGATGCTATGCAATTTTAGGTTCTTGTGAGATGAAATTTATGGATGCCTCTGCATTAATTGTGGAGCCCATAGAAAGTCGAAAATTTGCGAGATTTTCCTTGCAATATACAGAAAGAGAAGAGAAGCCCACTGAAGATGAAAATTGGCAACCTAGATTCGCTGGACATCAGAGTCTCCTAGAAAGGGAGGAATCTTTTAATGCCCAGGATCAGAACATCAATTGCGGCTTTGTGAAAGGTCCCAAAGGGTCAGCAAGTACTGGGTTTGACATAGCTGAAGATGATGCAAAATACATTAGCAGTTGCCACATTGCTGTTATGTCTTGCATTTTTGGTAATTCTGACCGCTTGAGATCACCAATTAGCAAAGCTGTAAGATTCTAAGGACCCTTTTCCTGCCTATTTGTTGTAGCTGTTGACTTCATTTCCATCATGCATAACTGATAAAATCAACTTGATACTTAAATTTAGTAGAAGTATAGGTAATTGTAAGTGTAAGTTGTAACTGGTTTTTCAATTTTGCATGAAAATAAATGGAAACAATGAAAATTGTGCAGGATTAgatttcgtattttccttcataAAAAGTTCTTTTAAAAAAGAAGTCCATCATTCAAGAAATTGGTAAACGATTCTCCCTTACACTTGAAGCTATTCAGGATCTGCTCTAAATAAGTGAGCCTTATTCATCTGTTTGGAATTCTTAGTTCATTTTACTTTCATTACTATGCACCTGAAAGTGTAGagggtattttttttttctgtatttggTTATTGTCTTCATTGGAGTTGAGTCAGTTGACATTATTAACTTTTGTATACCTTACATAATTGTCTGattaaatgatactccctccgttccttgttaatagaggcatttcttttcggcacggagtttaagaatagtgtgttaaatggatggtgaaaaagtaagagagaataaagtaggagagatgaagagagaataaagtaaaaagtagaattgctttttgccaaaaatagaaatgactcaattaacttggaacttcccgaaatagaaaaatgactctattaacatggaacggagaaGCTAGAGTTTTTTGTTGGGGTTTGAGGTCATAAAACATTGCTGATATTAGTTTGAACTCACATGTCATTTATCTGGAGAAGTAGTAGCGATTAATGTTGGAACTAAAACTTGATTGATTAGGTTACTACCTAAAGAGATCTCATAACTTTTCTACCAAAAATGTACTTACTTCATTTCTACATCAGGTCTCTCGTATGTCAAGGAAAAATGTATGCTTCGTTATGTTCGTTGATGAAGTGACTTTACAAACTCTTTCATCAGAAGGTCAAATGCCTGATACCATGGGCTTTGTTGGGCTGTGGAAAATTGTGGTGGTAAAGAATCTTCCTTACACAGATATGCGGAGAGTAGGGAAAATACCAAAACTTTTGCCCCACCGACTTTTTACTTCAGCAAGGTACAAAGAATAGCTAGAACATTTTCAAGATGGATTGAATTATACTTTTAATCTTTTGCTAGTTTTTAAAAGCTTGTCTTTGACTGTACTTTCTTATTTCCAATTTGTCACATCAACACAATTGTTTCTGGGGCCTTGACGAGCTTTGGAGTTTTTATACTGATAGATTTAGCCCAGCACCTAAACGGTGAATAATGTGAAATGTGTATTTTAGATATACATTTGTGTTTTAAAATTCTAATGTTGTCCAATTTTTAAAGCAATGGATTAACATCACACTCTTTACCTATACTTTCTCATTGACAATCTGAATTCCCAGTGCAATTTATTGTATATAGTTGCATTCCTGTTTTTTAGGTGGACGATATACAGTCCTAAAAGTTGGCCTCGAAATGCAGGGAACTTAGGAAAATGATTTAGTAGTATTTCAGCTAGGACTCTTCTCGTAGTAGTATTATATAGGAGTACTATCTTACGAATTGTATGCTAGTCATATCCAGGTGCCAATGTGGGTGGGTTGTTTGATATTTAATTCAAACGTATTCATGTCCGTAATGCACTCTGTCCGACACTCATTTTACTTGTGGGATTGGGTCGCAGTTTTACAATTTGCATCTCTTTGGCTAACTCAGTATTGATTGCCTCgtatatttgaaattttgattgATTGACAATGTATTTCTCAGCACCTTATTATCAACATCTCCATGTGCATATCATTTCAGGTACTCAATTTGGCTGGACAGCAAACTTCGTCTCCAACTTGATCCAATGCTTATTTTGGAATATTTCTTGTGGAGAAAAGGTCACGAATATGCTATTTCGAATCACTATGATCGCCATTGTTTGTGGGAAGAGGTGGCCCAAAATAAGAAGCTCAACAAGTATAACCATACCGTTATCGATGAACAGTTTGCATTCTATCAAGCAGATGGGATGAGAAGATTCAATGCATCAGATCCAGGCAAACTTCTTCCAAGCAGTATGATTTTGACAATTTGATCTTTACAAAATCCTTCCTTTCCGGTTGTGTTATCATTTCCTGTATATGACACGTTAATCGTATGGCAGATGTACCTGAAGGTTCTTTCATTGTTAGGGCTCACACGCCAATGTCAAACTTGTTTTCCTGCCTTTGGTTTAACGAGGTCGAACGATTTACTCCCCGTGACCAGCTCAGTTTCGCCTACACATATCACAAACTGAGAAGGACTAATCCAGAGAAACCGTTTTATCTCAACATGTTCAAGGTTTCATTGTAGttcaatatatgtatatatacatacatacatccAAGCATCACAATTGAACTCACACTATCGAATTTCCAGGACTGCGAGAGGCGAAAGATTGCTAAACTGTACCATCACAGGTCTGAGGAGAAGAGGAAAGCCCTCCAACACGAGACGGGGTAAGTTGCCCATCATGCCTCGCCTAGCATCACATGGAAACGGCTTCATTCTTTTGATCTGTGTGTCAATGTGGGAGTGGTGGATACAATCTCGTACGATGTATATTTCCAACTTGCTACGTCGAATGGTGAAGGCGCATTGCTTCCACCGACGCAATACGATCGATACAAGCGAGGCGAAGGTTAGCTCTTGCTGGATCTGCTACTTGATTGAATTATAGGACCACATAAAACATATAATCATGTTCTAGAGCCTCAATTCGAGTCCATTGATGAGATATATTGATTGTATAATGCCCAAAATTTTAGCATGTAACCATATTCTTTATGATAGCTACTGTTACAGTTTCTACACCATGTATTCTTGTCATCATTAACTTGATGAAATTTTGGTGGTTATTCCAAGATTTCCTTTTGCTTGCAGAACATATCAATTGTAGGTTTGAAGAAaacataatattttaaatttttgtttatggTTGCATTTTAGGGGATTATCCATTCCAATCCAATAACAAAATTCATAATCAACAATCAAAATTAATGCTTAAGTATCTTATTTTGTAGTACTTATTATAGTATTAGTAGTGTTAATCATTTGAATTTCATATTAGTAATTTTCTTACATATCCAATTACTTTGGTAAATATATCGATTCATTCACTTTTCATCTTGTTTACTTGCACAAAATGAAGGTTTTCATACAATGAATAATAGCGATATAACCTCAAAAGTCCTCCCGTGGTTAGGAaataattatactccatccgtcccataaaaaaatGTGCACTTTTAATTTTCGTTCGTCTCACTATCATCCACTACATTACTAACTACCATTTTCCaattatctcttactttaccatacaaTTTTCATCCctcacttttactttaccaattttatcttaattctcgtaCCGTACccattgcacatatttttatgggacgagggGAGTAGAAGTTATCaagaatatgaaagagaaacaCAAGATcgaattatttatttagtttaatacGACGTGTATCTACGTTTGTGAATGATGctaatgaattttattatataagtaGGCAAAAATAGTAAACCTTAATCACACTCATAATAGAAATCGAGTTGGGTTAGTAAATTAAACTATTGTGGACTGATTTAGTTCCTTTCAAACTCCATATTTCCAACACCCATCTATACTTTACTTGGTCATTGtatctctttttctttcttttttatgttaGTTTATATAAGAACAAATTGCATTGAATTGAGATTGGGAGCCAAA
Encoded proteins:
- the LOC121780209 gene encoding probable hexosyltransferase MUCI70 isoform X1, with the translated sequence MPQFRQSGANGSRNGVVSDHLPLSVRGGSRQFHHRRSKAPPPYKISLGFCVLILALILSISAFFYFALQSKAVESNRHQTEDEDISNDTDFLMDVTRIQRPRELKFGDGSVAHGRDSRYWDRDDRRRDEDYTEEEQERAQNVSEDKVRFPVNRRDKVSSNDRSSDHHRNGLYNEAGRNELKMYEAEYEASLKSNGKSTDQDDHRNQQSQDTDGRGHRALDEMDEYDDGIDLQDDLMDESNDTGNDDIDHSTATKPHSGNRGASLVHDTSKSKQHNNEEVDEASADSYGQEQESLSDSQQVKFNLISEQASSAEGQPVKRFVPEKRPGSKKKSKRRKFSGSCEMKFMDASALIVEPIESRKFARFSLQYTEREEKPTEDENWQPRFAGHQSLLEREESFNAQDQNINCGFVKGPKGSASTGFDIAEDDAKYISSCHIAVMSCIFGNSDRLRSPISKAVSRMSRKNVCFVMFVDEVTLQTLSSEGQMPDTMGFVGLWKIVVVKNLPYTDMRRVGKIPKLLPHRLFTSARYSIWLDSKLRLQLDPMLILEYFLWRKGHEYAISNHYDRHCLWEEVAQNKKLNKYNHTVIDEQFAFYQADGMRRFNASDPGKLLPSNVPEGSFIVRAHTPMSNLFSCLWFNEVERFTPRDQLSFAYTYHKLRRTNPEKPFYLNMFKDCERRKIAKLYHHRSEEKRKALQHETG
- the LOC121780209 gene encoding probable hexosyltransferase MUCI70 isoform X2 gives rise to the protein MPQFRQSGANGSRNGVVSDHLPLSVRGGSRQFHHRRSKAPPPYKISLGFCVLILALILSISAFFYFALQSKVESNRHQTEDEDISNDTDFLMDVTRIQRPRELKFGDGSVAHGRDSRYWDRDDRRRDEDYTEEEQERAQNVSEDKVRFPVNRRDKVSSNDRSSDHHRNGLYNEAGRNELKMYEAEYEASLKSNGKSTDQDDHRNQQSQDTDGRGHRALDEMDEYDDGIDLQDDLMDESNDTGNDDIDHSTATKPHSGNRGASLVHDTSKSKQHNNEEVDEASADSYGQEQESLSDSQQVKFNLISEQASSAEGQPVKRFVPEKRPGSKKKSKRRKFSGSCEMKFMDASALIVEPIESRKFARFSLQYTEREEKPTEDENWQPRFAGHQSLLEREESFNAQDQNINCGFVKGPKGSASTGFDIAEDDAKYISSCHIAVMSCIFGNSDRLRSPISKAVSRMSRKNVCFVMFVDEVTLQTLSSEGQMPDTMGFVGLWKIVVVKNLPYTDMRRVGKIPKLLPHRLFTSARYSIWLDSKLRLQLDPMLILEYFLWRKGHEYAISNHYDRHCLWEEVAQNKKLNKYNHTVIDEQFAFYQADGMRRFNASDPGKLLPSNVPEGSFIVRAHTPMSNLFSCLWFNEVERFTPRDQLSFAYTYHKLRRTNPEKPFYLNMFKDCERRKIAKLYHHRSEEKRKALQHETG